One window from the genome of Pseudomonas leptonychotis encodes:
- a CDS encoding copper resistance system multicopper oxidase: protein MHCKTSRRTFVKGLAATGILGGLGLWRTPVWAVTSPGQPNVLTGTDFDLFIGETPVNITGATRTAMAINGSIPGPILRWKEGDTVTLRVKNRLTEDTSIHWHGIILPANMDGVPGLSFHGIAPDGMYEYWFKVNQNGTYWYHSHSGLQEQIGVYGALVIDAKEPEPFSYDRDYVVMLTDWTDEDPTRLLAKLKKQSDYYNFHKRTVGDFINDVSEQGWSATIADRKMWAEMKMSPTDLADVSAYTYTYLMNGQAPNGNWTGIFKPGEKLRLRFINGSAMSYFDVRIPGLKMTVVAADGQYVSPVSVDEFRIAVAETYDVIVELAEQEAYTIFAQSMDRTGYARGTLAIREGLSAAVPETDPRPLIAMGDMGMDHGSMAGMDHGSMAGMDHGSMQGDMSGMDHSKMAGMGAGGMQGDMAGMDHSKMADMDHSGMAGMGAGAAMQAHPASETNNPLVDMQTMTPTHKLDDPGIGLRGNGRRVLTYSDLKSTFPDPDGREPSRTIELHLTGHMEKFSWSFDGIKFSDAEPLRLKYGERVRITLVNDTMMTHPIHLHGMWSDLEDANGNFMVRKHTIDMPPGSKRSYRVTADALGRWAYHCHLLLHMEMGMFREVRVDE, encoded by the coding sequence ATGCACTGCAAAACCTCAAGACGAACCTTCGTTAAAGGCTTGGCCGCCACCGGCATTCTCGGAGGCCTTGGCTTGTGGCGCACTCCCGTTTGGGCGGTGACCAGCCCAGGTCAGCCCAACGTATTGACTGGCACCGACTTCGACTTGTTCATTGGTGAAACGCCAGTAAACATAACCGGCGCAACCCGGACCGCGATGGCTATTAACGGGTCTATTCCAGGGCCAATTTTGCGCTGGAAGGAAGGTGACACCGTCACGTTGCGGGTGAAAAACCGCTTGACCGAAGACACCTCGATTCACTGGCACGGCATCATTTTGCCCGCCAACATGGATGGTGTACCTGGCTTGAGCTTCCACGGCATCGCGCCCGATGGCATGTACGAGTACTGGTTCAAGGTCAATCAAAACGGTACCTACTGGTACCACAGCCACTCGGGGTTGCAGGAGCAGATCGGCGTGTACGGCGCTTTGGTCATCGATGCCAAAGAGCCTGAGCCATTCAGCTATGACCGTGACTACGTGGTGATGCTGACTGACTGGACCGATGAAGACCCAACCCGGTTATTGGCCAAGCTCAAAAAACAGTCGGACTACTACAACTTTCATAAACGCACCGTTGGCGACTTTATCAACGACGTCAGCGAGCAAGGTTGGTCGGCAACAATTGCAGATCGCAAGATGTGGGCTGAAATGAAGATGAGCCCCACCGATCTCGCCGACGTCAGCGCCTATACCTACACCTACCTGATGAACGGCCAGGCACCTAATGGCAACTGGACCGGTATCTTCAAGCCGGGTGAAAAGCTCCGTTTGCGCTTTATCAACGGTTCGGCGATGAGCTACTTCGACGTACGTATCCCCGGTTTGAAGATGACCGTGGTGGCCGCCGACGGCCAGTACGTAAGCCCGGTCAGTGTCGACGAGTTCCGTATCGCCGTTGCCGAGACCTACGACGTGATTGTCGAGCTCGCCGAGCAAGAGGCTTACACCATTTTTGCTCAGTCCATGGATCGCACCGGCTATGCCCGCGGCACTCTGGCTATACGAGAGGGCTTAAGCGCTGCAGTACCCGAAACGGATCCTCGCCCCCTGATCGCCATGGGCGACATGGGTATGGATCACGGCAGCATGGCGGGTATGGACCATGGCAGCATGGCGGGTATGGACCATGGCAGCATGCAAGGCGACATGAGCGGCATGGATCACAGCAAGATGGCCGGTATGGGCGCTGGCGGGATGCAAGGTGACATGGCGGGCATGGATCACAGCAAAATGGCCGACATGGACCATTCAGGTATGGCGGGGATGGGCGCAGGCGCAGCAATGCAAGCGCACCCAGCCTCTGAAACCAATAACCCGCTGGTCGACATGCAGACCATGACCCCGACCCACAAGCTGGACGATCCGGGCATCGGACTGCGTGGTAATGGTCGTCGCGTGCTGACCTATTCCGACTTGAAAAGCACCTTCCCCGATCCGGACGGCCGTGAGCCTAGCCGAACCATTGAGCTGCACCTCACCGGGCACATGGAGAAATTTTCTTGGTCATTCGACGGCATCAAGTTCTCGGATGCTGAGCCGTTGCGCCTTAAGTACGGCGAGCGCGTGCGCATCACGCTGGTCAACGACACCATGATGACGCACCCCATCCACCTTCACGGTATGTGGAGTGATCTGGAGGATGCGAACGGCAACTTTATGGTTCGAAAACACACCATCGACATGCCGCCAGGTTCCAAACGCAGCTATCGAGTAACGGCTGATGCATTGGGTCGCTGGGCCTACCACTGCCACCTGCTACTCCACATGGAAATGGGCATGTTCCGTGAAGTTCGTGTGGATGAGTAA
- a CDS encoding heavy-metal-associated domain-containing protein: MFVLQVSGMGCGSCVSKITKAIQTVDDTAEVAIDRAAGKVSVDSQEPAESIRKVIQDLGYAAQVSA, encoded by the coding sequence ATGTTCGTTCTACAGGTATCCGGAATGGGTTGTGGCAGCTGCGTCAGCAAGATCACAAAAGCAATTCAGACGGTAGATGACACCGCAGAAGTGGCGATTGACCGTGCTGCCGGTAAGGTATCGGTAGACAGTCAAGAACCCGCGGAATCTATCCGCAAGGTGATTCAAGACCTGGGTTATGCCGCGCAGGTCAGCGCATAG
- a CDS encoding co-regulatory protein PtrA N-terminal domain-containing protein, with product MKSIKTLFVVIALTASSLAMAEGGAERTIARMEQASKVSMEAYQLAQQEKKESPVAGNKTPKAGHANC from the coding sequence ATGAAATCAATCAAAACCCTGTTCGTGGTTATCGCGCTTACCGCTTCTTCTTTGGCGATGGCCGAAGGCGGTGCTGAACGGACTATTGCCCGTATGGAACAGGCCAGCAAGGTATCGATGGAAGCCTATCAACTGGCCCAGCAAGAGAAAAAAGAGTCGCCGGTTGCAGGTAATAAAACCCCAAAAGCCGGTCACGCCAACTGCTAG